The stretch of DNA GCCCTCCGTGGCACCGGACAACGCGCCCGACGGATCCTTGACGGTCCCGCCCGCACCGGCCGGTGGCGGACGGGACGGGACCCGAGCACCAGCTCCGGCACAGTCGTTGACGGACCTGGTGGCCGGCCTGCCGAAGGTGCTGCTGCACGACCACCTCGACGGTGGTCTGCGGCCGGCGACGGTGGTGGACCTCGCGGACGCCGCCGGTCACCAGCTGCCGACCTCCGATCCGGACGAGCTCGGCGACTGGTTCGTGCGGGCAGCCGGGTCGGGGTCGCTGGAGCGGTACCTCGAGACGTTCGCCCACACCGTGGCCGTGCTCCAGACCGCCGAGGCGCTGCACCGGGTCGCGCGCGAGGCGGTGCTCGACCTCGCCGCCGACGGCGTGGTGTACGCCGAGGAGCGGTTCGCCCCCGAGCAGCACCAGCTGGGCGGCCTGGGCCTCGAGCAGGTGCTCGACGCGGTCCTCGCCGGGTTCGCCGAGGGGGAGCAGGAGGCCGCGGACCAGGGCCGGACGATCCGGGTACGTGCGCTGCTGTCGGCCATGCGGCAGGCGGACCGGGGTGACGAGGTGGCGGCCCTGGCGCTCGCGTACCGGGACCGCGGGGTCGTCGGCTTCGACATCGCGGGGCCGGAGGCCGGCTTCCCGCCCTCGCGCCTGACGTCCGCGTTCGGCGCGCTGCGCGCCGGGCTGCTGCCGGTGACGGTGCACGCCGGCGAGGCGGCAGGTCTGGACTCCATCGCGGAAGCCCTGCAGGTGGGCGCCTGCCGCCTGGGCCACGGCGTGCGGATCGCCGACGACGTCTCGGCGGACGGGCAGCTCGGCACGCTGGCGCACTGGGTGCGCGACCGGCGGATACCCCTGGAGCTGTGCCCGTCGTCCAACGTCCAGACCGGTGCCGCGACCTCGGTGGCGGACCACCCGATCACCCGGCTGCTGCGCCTGGGGTTCGCCGTCACGGTGAGCACCGACAACCGGCTGCAGTCCGGCACCACCCCCGGTCGCGAGCTGCGGCAGCTGGTCGAGCAGGCCGGCTGGACCCTCGACGACCTGCGGCAGGTCACGCTGACCGCCGCACACCACGCGTTCGTCCACGAGGACGAGCGGACCCGACTCATCGACGAGGTCATCACCCCGGGCTTCGCCCGGGCTGCTGGCGGGAGGCACCGCGCATGAACCACCACATCACCCTCGAGGGCCCTCACCGGCCGCTGGACGCCGCCGGCCTGGCGACCTTCGTGGACCACACGCTGCTCAAGCCCGAGGCGACGCGGGCCGATGTGAACGCCCTGGTGGCCGAGGCCGTGCAGCTCGGGGTGTACGCCGTCTGCGTCTCGCCGTCCTTCCTCCCGCTGGAGATCCCGGTCGGTCTCGACGGTGCGCCGGACCTGAAGGTCGCGACGGTGGTCGGGTTCCCGTCCGGCAAGCACCACAGCGACGTCAAGGCCGCCGAGGCGGCCCGCGCGGTGCGGGACGGTGCCGACGAGGTCGACATGGTGATCGACATCGGCGCGGCCAAGGAGCGGCGCTTCGAGGACGTGCAGGCCGACATCGCGGCCGTCCGCGCGGCAGCGCCGCACCCGACGGTGCTGAAGGTGATCCTCGAGACGGCCGCGTTGTCCGACCACGAGATCATCGAGTCGTGCCGCGCGGCGGCGGCGGCCGGTGCCGACTTCGTCAAGACCTCCACGGGGTTCCACCCGGCCGGCGGTGCGACGGTGCGCGCGGTCGGGATCATGGCCGGCACGGTCGGCGGCCGGCTGGGCATCAAGGCGTCCGGCGGGATCAGGACGGCGGCCGACGCGATCGCGATGATCAACGCGGGGGCGACCCGGCTGGGCCTGTCCTCCACCGCCGCGGTGCTGGGCGGTCTGACGGCCGACGAGGGTTCGTACTGAGTCGGCGGACGGGTCGGTAGGTCGGCCGAGAGGGGCGGGTGCGCACGCACCCGCCCCTCTCGCGTGCCGTGTCGTCGCGTCGGGACGGGCGACCGGGCTCGCGGCGCTACAGGCCCAGCGCGGAGCTGATCTCGCGAGCGAGGACGTCCAGGCGGGACCGTGCCGTGGTGCGTGCCGAGGTGACGTCGGCGTCCGAGGCGTCCGGCGCGACGGGGACGATCACCTCGAGGTAGCACTTCACCTTCGGCTCCGTGCCGCTGGGCCGCACGACGACGCGGGTGCTGTCCTCGGTGAGCAGGCGGAGGCCCTCGGTCGGGGGCAGACCGCCGCGGTCGTCGTCCGTGCCCGCCGCCAGGTCGTCGATGCGGACCACCGGCGAGCCGGCGAGCCGTGCCGGCGGGGCCGAGCGCAACCGGTCGACGGCA from Cellulomonas sp. NTE-D12 encodes:
- a CDS encoding adenosine deaminase; this encodes MTSLPEPSVAPDNAPDGSLTVPPAPAGGGRDGTRAPAPAQSLTDLVAGLPKVLLHDHLDGGLRPATVVDLADAAGHQLPTSDPDELGDWFVRAAGSGSLERYLETFAHTVAVLQTAEALHRVAREAVLDLAADGVVYAEERFAPEQHQLGGLGLEQVLDAVLAGFAEGEQEAADQGRTIRVRALLSAMRQADRGDEVAALALAYRDRGVVGFDIAGPEAGFPPSRLTSAFGALRAGLLPVTVHAGEAAGLDSIAEALQVGACRLGHGVRIADDVSADGQLGTLAHWVRDRRIPLELCPSSNVQTGAATSVADHPITRLLRLGFAVTVSTDNRLQSGTTPGRELRQLVEQAGWTLDDLRQVTLTAAHHAFVHEDERTRLIDEVITPGFARAAGGRHRA
- the deoC gene encoding deoxyribose-phosphate aldolase, with protein sequence MNHHITLEGPHRPLDAAGLATFVDHTLLKPEATRADVNALVAEAVQLGVYAVCVSPSFLPLEIPVGLDGAPDLKVATVVGFPSGKHHSDVKAAEAARAVRDGADEVDMVIDIGAAKERRFEDVQADIAAVRAAAPHPTVLKVILETAALSDHEIIESCRAAAAAGADFVKTSTGFHPAGGATVRAVGIMAGTVGGRLGIKASGGIRTAADAIAMINAGATRLGLSSTAAVLGGLTADEGSY